One stretch of Leishmania panamensis strain MHOM/PA/94/PSC-1 chromosome 29 sequence DNA includes these proteins:
- a CDS encoding hypothetical protein (TriTrypDB/GeneDB-style sysID: LpmP.29.2720), which yields MPSQTIVVGPQADAHATTLAAALEQTTPGDTIVVSAGVFEETVHLLFNVTLAAAPVPENSEDTRSVRATIIGTVVVCANVTLDGLEVRGMVDVRKGHAVLERCDVHHGSDGVRVHPGATVTVHSSRVHHCIAGGDGVYFMAGSFGEVSQTDIFECRVNAIHVQGSEAVLRENRIHDCAFGVYYEKKAAGLCEQNTIEHVRKFGLYVTDGSNPVIRGNTVGWCGILCFFASKGGHSSCTGNTFEGSLHVLAECPVQLTGNQVSGTVDIDSGMSPVTVAG from the coding sequence ATGCCCTCGCAGACCATCGTCGTCGGACCTCAAGCAGATGCTCACGCCACCACactggcggcagcgttggAGCAGACAACCCCAGGAGACACAATTGTGGTGTCTGCCGGCGTCTTTGAGGAGACGGTACACCTTCTCTTTAACGTCACTCTAGCGGCCGCACCGGTACCGGAGAATTCAGAGGACACCAGGTCCGTACGTGCCACCATCATCGGCACTGTGGTCGTCTGTGCGAACGTGACGCTCGATGGCCTGGAGGTGCGTGGGATGGTGGACGTGCGCAAAGGGCACGCCGTCCTCGAAAGGTGCGATGTCCATCACGGCTCTGACGGTGTCCGGGTTCACCCTGGCGCCACCGTCACGGTGCATAGCAGTCGCGTACACCACTGCATCgccggtggtgacggcgtgtACTTCATGGCCGGCTCTTTTGGAGAGGTGTCTCAGACAGACATTTTCGAGTGCCGCGTGAACGCAATCCACGTTCAGGGCAGCGAGGCCGTGCTGCGGGAGAACCGCATCCACGACTGCGCCTTCGGCGTGTACTatgaaaagaaagcagcTGGGCTATGCGAGCAGAACACGATTGAGCACGTCCGCAAGTTCGGTCTGTACGTGACGGATGGCAGCAACCCAGTCATCCGCGGCAACACCGTGGGCTGGTGTGGGATTCTGTGCTTCTTCGCGTCGAAGGGCGGCCACAGCTCATGCACCGGGAACACGTTTGAGGGCTCTCTTCACGTGCTCGCCGAGTGCCCTGTGCAGCTGACAGGGAATCAAGTTAGTGGCACCGTAGACATTGACTCAGGGATGTCCCCGGTAACAGTTGCAGGATAG